A DNA window from Impatiens glandulifera chromosome 7, dImpGla2.1, whole genome shotgun sequence contains the following coding sequences:
- the LOC124945590 gene encoding cyclin-D-binding Myb-like transcription factor 1, protein MTLENDASFVDSEKKKKKSKKRKHDKQDNEHFSDAVNMGKDDEKVKKKQKKTKIHQDGGVCKEALDTTPNPDHREEKKNRKLKALEDKSLPSSDHVDMTLEGSDTRELKIHKSRKEKKKDECNIEIEDGKNKTEKMKKDKKKKQSKEKANGGHKGEKEANDQDGDLSKESEKKNRKLEKKMMEKDLSATENVNDATKQVENQSRKKKAIEEVKKKKKRSKKVTFSSEVEVFPLDNDDLPEKNHEKKLIQGKRFTPEEDEKIKEAVNNYIIAHSLGEKGLDMIMHSMKYPEIKNCWKEIGLALPHRPCKAVYHRAHILFERGDNTGKWNEDDFDMLRKLHAEYGPKWKLLAEITGRHRSHINDAWRRIKLANKKSGRWSQDEYQKLFDLVNTDLKLKVFAEKKSKHGMLRDNIGWTVISDTLSTRINPDCCNKWYDQLSSPMVREGIWADTDDYRLLGMLFNLDACSVEEVDWDNIIEQRPGDVCRRRWNQMIRHIHNYKTKSFPELVEILAQRYKLDVLEAREIWDNKPYVP, encoded by the coding sequence ATGACCTTGGAAAACGATGCTTCTTTCGTTGACagtgagaagaagaagaagaaatctaAAAAGAGAAAACATGATAAGCAAGACAACGAGCATTTCAGTGATGCAGTTAACATGGGCAAGGATGATGAGAAAGTaaagaagaaacaaaagaaGACTAAAATTCATCAAGATGGTGGTGTTTGTAAAGAAGCTTTAGACACAACACCAAACCCGGATCacagagaagagaagaagaacaGAAAGCTAAAAGCTCTCGAGGATAAAAGCCTGCCATCATCTGATCATGTTGACATGACCTTGGAAGGCAGTGACACCAGGGAATTGAAGATTCATAAATCTAGaaaggaaaagaagaaggatgaaTGCAACATTGAAATTGAGGATGGGAAAAACAAGACTGAAAAGATGAAGAAggacaagaagaagaaacaaagcAAGGAGAAGGCTAATGGGGGTCACAAAGGAGAGAAGGAAGCCAATGATCAAGATGGTGATTTGAGTAAGGAATCtgagaaaaaaaataggaagttagaaaagaaaatgatgGAGAAGGATTTGTCAGCGACCGAAAATGTCAATGATGCAACTAAGCAAGTTGAAAATCAGTCGAGGAAAAAGAAAGCAATTGAGGAAgtcaaaaagaagaaaaagagatccAAGAAAGTTACATTCTCTTCTGAAGTGGAGGTTTTTCCATTAGACAACGACGATCTTCCAGAAAAGAACCATGAAAAAAAGCTAATTCAAGGTAAGCGGTTTACTCCCGAGGAGGATGAGAAGATTAAGGAAGCGGTTAATAACTACATAATTGCTCACAGCTTGGGTGAAAAAGGTCTGGACATGATTATGCACTCTATGAAATATCCCGAAATAAAAAATTGCTGGAAGGAAATCGGACTAGCTTTGCCCCATAGGCCTTGCAAAGCTGTTTATCACCGAGCCCACATTCTATTTGAACGAGGAGATAATACTGGAAAATGGAATGAAGATGATTTCGACATGTTAAGAAAGTTACACGCAGAATATGGTCCAAAATGGAAGCTACTAGCGGAAATAACAGGTCGCCATAGATCTCACATTAATGATGCATGGCGTAGAATAAAATTGGCAAACAAGAAATCAGGACGTTGGTCTCAAGACGAATACCAAAAATTATTCGATTTAGTCAACACCGATCTGAAGCTAAAAGTATTTGCAGAAAAGAAATCGAAACACGGAATGTTGAGGGACAATATCGGTTGGACTGTGATTAGCGATACGTTATCTACAAGAATTAATCCAGACTGCTGCAATAAATGGTACGACCAACTGTCGTCTCCTATGGTGAGAGAAGGCATTTGGGCTGATACAGATGACTATCGATTGTTGGGTATGCTTTTTAACTTGGATGCTTGCAGTGTAGAAGAAGTGGATTGGGATAATATTATCGAACAGAGGCCGGGCGATGTGTGTAGGAGGCGATGGAACCAAATGATTCGTCATATTCATAATTATAAGACTAAGTCCTTTCCTGAACTAGTTGAAATTCTAGCGCAACGATATAAATTGGATGTGCTTGAAGCCAGAGAGATTTGGGATAACAAACCTTATGTTCCTTGA